A genome region from Lytechinus pictus isolate F3 Inbred chromosome 16, Lp3.0, whole genome shotgun sequence includes the following:
- the LOC129278498 gene encoding PCI domain-containing protein 2-like — translation MLYLVNQLFKVYFKINKLPLCKPLIRAIDGSSLKDRFSISQLVTYKYYVGRKEMFESNFKAAEEHLSFAFQRCHRSSRQNKRLILIYLLPVKMLLGHMPKTSLLNKYDLMQFADIAKATKMGDLRLLMSAMNKNEAFFIKCGVYLIIEKLQTITYRNLFKKVQLMLKVHQVPIDAFETALKFTGLEDVDKEEVECILANLIYKNYIKGYLSHQHQKLVVSKQNPFPPLSSFLS, via the exons ATGCTTTATCTAGTCAACCAACTCTTCAAGGTCTATTTCAAG ATCAACAAGCTGCCATTATGTAAACCTCTCATTCGGGCAATAGATGGCTCATCTCTCAAAGATCGTTTCAGTATCTCACAGCTAGTCACCTACAAGTACTATGTAGGCAGGAAAGAGATGTTTGAAAGCAACTTCAAAGCAG CCGAGGAGCACCTATCATTTGCATTCCAACGGTGTCATCGTTCCAGTCGGCAAAATAAACGTCTCATCCTTATCTATCTTCTACCAGTCAAAATGTTGCTG GGTCACATGCCAAAGACATCCCTTCTGAATAAATACGATCTGATGCAGTTTGCGGATATCGCCAAGGCAACCAAGATGGGCGATCTCCGTCTCCTGATGAGTGCTATGAACAAGAACGAGGCATTCTTCATCAAGTGTGGTGTCTACCTCATCATCGAGAAACTACAGACTATCACGTACAGGAATCTATTCAAGAAAGT ACAACTAATGCTGAAAGTACATCAGGTACCTATCGATGCGTTTGAAACAGCTCTCAAATTCACAGGACTGGAAGATGTAGACAAGGAGGAGGTAGAATGCATCCTGGCAAACCTCATCTACAAG aacTACATCAAAGGCTACCTTTCTCATCAGCACCAAAAACTGGTTGTTAGCAAGCAGAATCCTTTTCCTCCGCTCTCCTCGTTTCTGTCATAG